The genomic window GTGTGCCCTCGGCCCCCCAGAAACACTGAGGCACAGGATGAGCGCGACATCCCCAAAGCAGCATCCAGGGCCCTGAATCACACAGAAGCCGGGGAGGGTTTCCAGGTCCAGCTCTTTCCTACAGTGGCTCTCTCTCTCCTGAAGACTGACCGAGGACAGGAGGTCCCCACACTCCCTGACTCTGCTTTAGCCCGCTCTCAAGAACAGCCCATGGGTTCTCCTCTATAATTCAATATAACTCGAAAGATCCGTCCCCTCGAGTACACAAGTCATTCAGGCTCCTTCTATCCTCTGAGACAGACCCGCAGGAGCCGTCTGAGGAAAGGAGCATTAAGCAGCTTCCCTGGGCCTGGCCCAAGCGAGCCTGGCGAAGCAGAGTGAAAAGCGACCTGCTGCCTCTCTTTGCCTTTTGTCCTTCTGGGGCCGGGTAAGAACAAACCCAGCCTGCTCTCCAGTTCCACCTCTGATTTTACGGTGTTTAGAAACAAAGCCAGCAACCAGTGGAGACAAGGGTTCCTTAAACGTGACACAGAACCGAGACCAAAGCTACATTCAGGGAACAGAGCCGGGCCTACGGAGAGGCTTGGGAGGGCGCCTGGAGGTGAAAAGCGATGACAGCCCAGATCCCAGTGCCCGAGTTTCATCAAGTCATCAGCCCCTCTCTCTTTCAGTCATGGCAGTCCAGGGACAAAGACTCAGGATGCAGGGAATTGGCCTAGTCTCTAGAACAAGCTCTTCTCCATCACTCAATCCACCAGGGAGGTCTTCCCATGCTGGGGATAGATACTCCCTGCTCTGCTTCCTTGGCTACCAAGAGGAGTAATCAGCTTCCTTGTCCTAACTCTCCCAGGTCAGACAATCTAGGGCTGGAAGGACCCTCAGGACTCTGAGAGCCAGCATGACGGGAAGATTCCAAATAAGACTCTCCAATAATTGCTAATGGCCTCTGCCTATAGACCTGccactctccctcctccccaaggcaGTCCTTCCCCTCCTGTTCTCAGGCTGGATTCTTCCTAGCCCAGCTTCCAGCCACCGCTGGGCAGAGCTCACAAAGGGAAGCCTAGAGTCTCTAGCTAAGACTTGAAGGCCAGCATCCCAGCTTCTGCTCTGGGCTCTAGCCATCCCAGTTCCTGGCCTGGCCCATGTGGGGAGCAGATCCATGGGACCACCTTCAGTTCCTGCCCTCTCCCTCTCACCTCTCCCCCACCCAAACAACTGCTGCATTTGGTCTCCCCTCACTCCAAGCATCTCTGGAATCCCTCTCCTGCACTCCCAAGGACACCTggatgttaggattattactaggtgctaagtcagtggtctggtacttaacaattctctagctcagagttcacacctttaaaggagttcactcattggttctgtaaggagttcccatgAGCCCATTCTGTGGGAGGATATGAGGAgcaacattgagtggggaagtcagtctgTTTTgggtcaaggagaggacttcccaggagaactccagggaagctcgaggagattcagagccaggattcagaggattcacaagtccagcagataTCCCAcactctcggaggcagagtctgattcccacactctaggagattcagagtctgattcattcccatgtctaccttcgtgctggctggaggctttggattcggagggagctagagactgaagctggctggagacgttctgacaggaaaagattcaagactttgaaggacacaatataggatctggactttaacccctggctgcattttggggattactggtactggaactaaactaaggctgcctccccagaagctccctaagaaaacctcctcccagagaacgattacaatctagagacaacagaactttgcACTTGGACCATTCCCAGCCTCCAGACAGGCCCCTCTGCTTGGAGTTGACTCCTCCCTCCTCCAGAGCTGCCAAGGGGCAGGAAGGTCTCTCCCCTAAAGCTGCAGATGCTCCTTAGGATTTCAGGTCCCCCGCATTTAAAGCCTCTCAGAGTTTTCCCAGGCTGCCCCCACCCCCTGCCCGCACACTCACCAAAGGCCCCTCTGGCTACTTCTCATACTTGCAGAAGAGAAGCCTttcagttttctctctttctacccagagtctggcacataacagggactgaagaaatatttgttgaactgaactgaaaattAAAACCTGCTCCCTCTTTAAAATAACCCCCAGAAATGATGACCCAACGGCTGGCCGGAATCTGGCCAGAGCAGATTGCTAACATGGTAGTTTGATGACTTTCAATAGTAACTTCCTAAATTTGCTCCTGGAAGGGAGAACTGTGTTTTGGAGGTCAGGAGACAGCACTAAGGATCTGGGAACTTGCACAGTGTTTTCAGATCACAAAATGTCACACAGAGTGACAGGTGGCAGGGCAGGAGGACCTCCTTCAAGGGCTGTCTGCACAAGAGGAAAACATGGTCGCGGGTCTGGAAAGGTGGCCCCTTCCCCTCCAAGTCACTAGCTGTTGGCGAGAGCTTGGGGGATGCTCAGATCCAGGCTGCTCATTGTATACAGGAGGAAGCTCAGGACCAAGAAAAAGAAACGAGTGGTCCGAAGTACTCAGGCCTtcctgaggaactgaggcagacaagggtCCCTGAGGAGGAAGGCTTAGCTGGTTCCCTCACTGTCCCCTTGGGGATCAAAGGCAGGCTGGATTCCCTGGACTTTCTGGGGAACAGAGCATGGCCAGGCCCAGACCTCTGGGGAATAAGGACAGGCCTGGCCTCCTGGCCCCTGTGGGCGGCATAACTAGGCCCTGGGGAGCACGACCAAGCCCAGAACCCCCTGGGGAGCATATCCAGGTCCTGATCCTCTGGTAGCAAGGCCAGGTCAGGCTTCCTGGCCCCCTTGGGGAGCACAACCAGGCCCAGAACCCCCTGGGGAGCATGGCCAGGTCCTGATCCTCTGGGGAACGAGAGCAGGCCTGGCCTCCTGGCCCCTGTGGGCGGCATAACTAGGCCCTGGGGAGCACGACCAAGCCCAGAACCCCCTGGGGAGCATATCCAGGTCCTGATCCTCTGGTAGCAAGGCCAGGTCAGGCTTCCTGGCCCCCTTGGGGAGCATAACTAGGCCCAGAACCCCCTGAGGAGCACAACCAGGCCAAGAACCCCCTGGGGAGCACGACCAGGCCCAGAACCCCCTGGGGAGCACGACCAGGCCCAGAACCCCCTGGGGAGCATGGCCAGGTCCTGATCCTCTAGGGAATGAGGCCAGGTCAGGCTTCCTGGCCCCCTTGGGGAGCATTACTAGGCCCAGAACCCCCTGGGGAGCACGACCAGGCCCAGAACCCCATGGGGAGCATGGCCAGGTCCTGATCCTCTCGAGGCCAGGTCAGGCTTCCTGGCCCTCTTGGGGAGCATAACTAGGCCCAGAGGCCCTGGGGAGCACGGTCAGGCTGGGCCTTCCTGGGGGAGCCTGACCAGTCTATTCTCCCTGGGGAGCACGCCTCTCACCTCCCGTGTACAGGAAGGAGCCCGAGAGGCCCCCGAAGAAGATGAGCGCCAGGTGCTCGAGCCTGAGCGTGGACAGGCAGTAGAGGCAGGCGGCGCACACGCAGCCCAGGGTGTAGAGGAAGACCCCGAAGCGCACCACGTCCTGCGGCTCCAGGATGCGGTCCACCAGCGTGCGGTCGTCGCTCTTCTTGTGGTCGATGCCCTTGGAGAAGTCGTAGTAGGTGTTGACCAGGTTGCCGGCGCCGTGCACGGCCAGCACGGCCACTGCGCTGCCCAGCAGCAGGCCCGGCTGCAGCGCGCCCTGGGTGCGGTAGGCCAGCGCGCTGCCCAGCGCCACCGGGCTCAGCGAGGCGCTGAAGCTCCACGGCCGCAGCGCCAGCACGTAGGAAGCGCACTTTTGGCGCCAAGTCCGCCGCGGAGGGGGCAGGGGCGCCGACCAGTCATCGCATGGGAAGCCGTTCCCGGCCTTCTCTCCAGCCGGGGGAGCCTCGCTGCCCGCCGGGACGGTGATCTTCTCCCCGGGGCCCGGGGCCTCAGCCATGGAGGTGGTGAGGGTGGGCTCCAGGGCGGGCAGAGATGGAGAGGGCGGGGCTAGCAGAGCACGTGGAGGAGCTGGAGTGACCACGAGGAGGGGGCGGGGCTGGCGGCTGGAGGAGAGCTGGGGCCAGTAGGTGAAAGTGGCAAGGGCGGGGCTGGGCTAGGGGTTAAAAGGGACAAGAGGGGGGGTGGGGCCTGTGGGTAAAAGTAGCGAGGGGGTGGGGCTAGGGGTAAATGGGACAAGGGGAGAGGGTGGGGCTAGTGAGTAAAGGGGGCAATAGAAGGGGCGGGGTTAGCGGGTGAGGCGGGTACCGAGGGGCCGGAGCCGGGGCTGGAGGCTAGAGCACAACCCCGGGTACCGAGGGGTGCCAACCTGGAGAAGGACCCGGAGTGGGGCCGCGGCTCCTGGAAAGCGCGGCTCCGGGGAAGCGAGGGGGGAGCTTTTGGAGGGGCTCGCCGCTAGGTCGCCGAGCGGAGTCTGGGAGCACCCGGGAGAGAGGCTACGGGAGGCGGGCAGCCGGCCCGCTGGAAGTCTGACCTCCTTAATCCCACGGCTGGCACGTCTTCCAGTCACCAAGGTTTCGGTCAGAAGCAAGGCCGGCGACGGCCCCGGACCAGTCCTTAAGACTCGGGGGCCGCCATGTTGTGCGCTGGCCTTTGTCGGCCGTGCGGAAACCCGCTCTATGAGTACGTGGGGCCCGGGGGAAAAAGGTCTCATCCCACCACCCTGGAGGAACTCTCTCCCCCTCCACTCATTCGGATCCAGTCATCGAATGTAATTTACGTCACTACATGCAAAGCATTGGGGATACCAAAGGAAAGGCCGAGAAACtgtggaaagagccctggatGCTCCTGAGGCTTAGTAACCTGTGTAACCTTGGTCGGCCCCGCAGTGTGTCCCAGTGTTTATGCTGCATTCATTCATGTCAGTTCTTACTCTTTGTAGCTCCAACGTCTAGCACAGGCACAAAAtaaatggttttttgtttttgttttttaatcaaacGAAAGGCTCTATCAAAAGGAGTATCATTTGCTCAGGGTCCCAGGGATAGAAGttgtttcatttcttccatttccaaCCCATTCCCCTTTTGTTACCTCCCTGAGCCCCGGGAAGAGAGACGAGCAGTCTCAGCGTTGGAGAGGAGGGGATGAAGATCTTGTCTCCAGCTGAGTCACTGCCTTTCTGCTAGGTGACCCAGGGTAAAATACAATTCTAACAGGGACTCGTGAATCCATTCCTCGCCAGGGCTTGGcccttttctccttattttctatgtgtgcatttattttaaaaggggtggggggtggggtggaaatCCCAGAATTACTCCTGCTTTAATATTTTCTGAGGAAATCCTAATGAAAATTTCTAATTACTCTGCACCCCAAACTGTGCTAAATTTTGCACATTACAAATGGATGAGGAGGCAGAGAAATCGACAAGAGGAAAACAGGCTTCTTGGTAccgggggaggagggagggtctTGAAAGAGTAGGAGAGGAGCAAGGCCGGGATACATTATACATTGTCGGACTAAGATTTACACCCCCGGAGAAATACCCACTTAAGATCCCAGAAGCCAAGGGAAGCCGGCATCATATGCAAATTGTACAGGAAAAAAGCACCCCATAAATAGGCTGGATCACGGAAGAGGTGAGAGCAGAGCTGAGCCTTTTGAAGAATGATTAGTACTTGGGAACAACGGAAAAACTCTCATTTCTAGATTGATTCCACAGCCTGAGGGCAAGTTTTCTTCTGCCATTTTGCAGACTTGACCCTAGAGTTCTACAATACTAAATGTTGCAGCCAGGATCCTAACCCAAGTGCAGCACACCgcatcacacacactcacactgacaGCACACACATTGACACACTCACAGGCAcgcacacgcacatacacacatacacgcgcgcgcgcgcgcacacacacacacacacacacacacacacacacacacacacacacacacacactgacacacactccCACACACCCCAGTTTCCACTACTGCACGCTGCCACTCCAGGCA from Sminthopsis crassicaudata isolate SCR6 chromosome 3, ASM4859323v1, whole genome shotgun sequence includes these protein-coding regions:
- the UBIAD1 gene encoding ubiA prenyltransferase domain-containing protein 1; translated protein: MAEAPGPGEKITVPAGSEAPPAGEKAGNGFPCDDWSAPLPPPRRTWRQKCASYVLALRPWSFSASLSPVALGSALAYRTQGALQPGLLLGSAVAVLAVHGAGNLVNTYYDFSKGIDHKKSDDRTLVDRILEPQDVVRFGVFLYTLGCVCAACLYCLSTLRLEHLALIFFGGLSGSFLYTGGVGFKYVALGDLVILITFGPLAVLFAYAVQVGSVAIFPLVYAIPLALSTEAILHSNNTRDMESDQEAGIVTLAILIGPAFSYMLYNTLLFLPYLIFSILAIHYTISMALPLLTIPLAFSLERQFRSQNFNKLPQRTARLNLLLGLFYVFGIILAPPGSLPRL